In Lasioglossum baleicum unplaced genomic scaffold, iyLasBale1 scaffold2308, whole genome shotgun sequence, the DNA window GATTCCTGTTTTATTTTGTACCTATAAAAGTAGCACACCAGTACGTAATGTGCATTTGTAGATATATATCGATAAAATACACTATGCAAAAAATTACAAAGTAGAACCGGTCCAGTAATAGCATGCCAATATCGTAGATCTCTCCCCTCTATATCATGAAACTTTCTCTTAGAAAGATAATGGAAAGTTGACAGATTTCGAAGAAAACTCACTGTTATGAAATAGATTAAAGTAAAATTTTTCCTAAATTCCTTTATTTTTGTAATTGCTTTTTCTTCTTATCATTTTAGCATATATAAGGAAACATtttaattcttctttttttctactttcatttatttctttttggtTTAATTCTTTCTTTAGTTTTTCAAATaaatacacatttttatttatatgtattttcataCAGTGCAGTTGTAGAATTGTTTTTATAATCGATTTTTTACTTTAATTTGAACACGGTTTCTTGTCATTATAAATCAACGAAGAACAATTGTAAAAGATAATTGTAAAAGATAATAATAACATTTAAGATAGCCCAtagataaaattagaatcgtagAACACAAACTTTATGGTATTTTTAGTCGATGTTTATAGAACTaggaaatatataatataggCAAGTGATATACAAATTACGTTAGAAATTGTTATCGTGTACAAAATATTTACCAGTTATTTattagtacagtaaagtcgttTATAACATTTTTCTATGACTTTCTTAAATTCATTAATGTCGATTTCACTCTCTCATGGTGCTATTAACGTAAATACGCATCGTACATTTAAAACGAGAACTACGAAAACCAAGACTGCACCTACTGTGCTTTTTTACGCTTATGTGTGAAGTTactaaattaattttgttattaATATAAGAAGACTATTATTAGCTTTACAGATGTAAATTTGGTATAAtttgattttaatttttttttatagagaaagaattaaaaagaagaaaaagtaaAAACACAAATGCAATGATAAAATACAAAGTTGTAATTATGGTTTACGTaacgtgaaatatttttaagatATGACGAAATGAATCCTTGTACTCTTTCAGTGGTAAGGTGGTATTGCTATTAATCAACTTATTGTACATAGTCACGTATCAAATATAATCGTGTGGCTATTTTACGAATGGCCCTGCACACGTCTGCAACGATTAATAAATATAAGTGATCATATGACTAAATAATTGCTATAGTGTAAGAATGatattatttgtaatttaaacgctcgaaataattaaatatttgcaaATTTATCATACTGCACATTAGGAAGCAATGTAAAACAAATCCTatgatattaaatatattaaagctAGTCTTATTAAACGTCTTACTATCGCTTATCGAATtactaattaaattaaataagttaaaagtattaattatttataatcgtaaaatattttcatttatcaAACAATTAGATTAGTTACACCTATTGTATATCTgattataacaattttttatgtaatttcttcaaaaaataaagacaacatgtaataaaacaaatttttctaatctttaaataaaaagatataaatacaaatttacTTTTTGTGTTTACATATATGATTGTTCCTACAAAAATTGTCATTTTTAAATCGTAGTTCCTTTATCGTTTccattataattttgaaaatttttacaacttttattttagaatgaaagatatttacattattttctttgtttcgcACTAAGTGTATTTAAGTATACTTAATTCCACTAataaaaagtttcaaaatttcttcgttTATAACTTGAAATATTCATTTACAATATTGCCgttatattatattacgttaaaatttcaaaaaatagtAAACGAAACGTgttaataaataagattatgaaattataaattgtttTAAGAAAATTCTTTACGTTAAACAGATCCATACAGTactaaaataaaatgttattcatttttagaaataaaaaaggatattttctaatttcaaaTTAGAAATCGCAATGATCGTTGTATGAGTTTGATTTTTCTTTGCAGCATCAAAGAGGTCCGACAAGAATCTCCATGAAAAGAAGAAACAAAGCATCCACGGGGTTTACGGGAAAAGAGAGTAAGCGAATAGATATAAGAAGATCCTGTTTCATTGGAATTCTCAGTTTGTTACGCGATTCACATAGCATATACAAGTCATTAAAATTTACAACATAGAATTTTCACCATGAAAACCGAATTATTCCAAGTAAATCGTAAATATTCTAAACAACGCGTTTactctaaattttaattatcgaTATCTTTCAAAAGTGTAGTTCTTTAAATTTATCCCACTTATTTAAGTATTAAAAAGTTTGAACTTggacattaatttttaaatgattttcaGCTTACTTTACTTTTAACGATATTAATGGTCTCCGTGTCTGAAGGTTTTTTTTTCGAATAGTAAGTAATGTTAAGTTTAGTGTTGTGAATCGtgaaaattacatttaaatGGATTTATAATTACACTAgtgatttattaaatttaattattatttgtcgAGTACATACACTTTAGATTATATTTCAACTAAAGTGTTCCTAATAAAGCCGCCCTTTAGGCCATACATCCTACTTAGGTCATACATTGTCAATTTGCATTTCAGTCCTAAGAAAGTGCTAATGGATTTCTTTCAAACATTAAAGGACAAGAAAAAACCTCGTATAGATCATTACCATGTGCATTATTATCCagtagtgtacacatataaacCAGCGTTAAAAGCACCCGGAAAATACGAATTGGAGGAAATACACAAGTAAAtttgaattttataaaattagaatGTAGCGTATTTAAACaacattaataaaattaaatatgatgtaaaattattctattaatttaaacttttataaaatttatagattATATTGTCACTTTTTGAACAATGATTTCGAATTTTGTATGAGAtatttttgcattaaaaatatattttcaattttatatttttagcaATCATCTTACATCACTGGGATGGTCCAATCACGAATATAAATACATACCTGAACCTAAAGTCAAAATTTCTTCGAATATATACAATTCATGGAAAGGCTTACACGAAAATTTaggtaaaatttgaaaaatgaatttataaacttgtttcatattttctgtaaatttaaatttcaagcaatataTTAAAcactgttttaaataattttgtagaTACAGAACTATTGGAAACAGTGGTCCACAATGAAGACGACGGTATATACGTTCAAATTCCTTGGAGCAAGGAAATACTCATCAAGCACTCTAAcaaagataaaaaattaaaaagtagtCTATTAACGACGTTTGGTGAGAAAATCTTAGATTCGAAAAATTCTCTATACtcagaaacagagaaagaaatagatTAAATCAAGCAGATGCGCTTTAAGGTTAAAGGAAAGTTTTGGCAAAACATCAACAATAACTGTGCAATATACTATATAACTAATGATATGTAAAAGAGTATTTTAGATATAATGATATTCTGTGAATAGCATGTGCCACCTTCataataatttcaaacattaattaatttttcgtaTTAATATATGTCATGTATGTGTATATCATTATATTTAAGAGTGTTGCAAACGAAAAGAGGTTCGGTGAttcctaaaattaaaattgtcaaattttattttttttaactttttagtatgtcataaaatttatttgtaGTTTTTTTCAAGCTTCTGCAAACTTTTCACGTGTCATAAGTTTATCTTATGGTGTCGAATGATATCATACAACTAACCAGATGAATGTAAAATGCATATTACGCGTTAATAGtgtagaaataaaaatgttctttgtATCGTTGCTTGTTGTAGATAGTATCtttaatattttgttgtataCATTAGTTTGTCACTAAAATAATCTCTAAAGTGTTTATCCATTCcttttgtttatattattaaaatatatttttaattataatagaaatttgtaaaaaaaatataaaagtcatTACAAACAGAAATACTTCAGCATTATATTCAAACGTCCAATAATTCATTATGCTGTAcataaatcatatacaatgcaTTATACGTAGAGTTTCAATTTAGTATACCTTGGTTCATGCATCTTTTCAGAAAGCATTTTATAAGATAGTTTTAATAATCGAGTTATAATTAATGGTGGTGATAACTTTCTTTTCTGAATACGAATTTTCTGCTGCTCCACATGATCCTCGTACAATTTAGCCGTAAGTAGTAACATATATTTACGATCGGTTAGTCGAACAATATGACTTCCCATCACCTTCTCTAATCGATACTTTACTAGTGGgtaatttattctataattaaaacatattgagaaataaaattaaaaacaataaaatttaaataaattataaattctatagaaatcaaatttgggataaaataaatattacgatACAAAATCTGTAATTGTATTATAGTATAAATATTTTGTAAGTAATCTAGTATTACTTTAATGTGTATTACTAATATTCCATTTTACAATACTTTTTTGatattaattaagttaattATCATTAAAAATATCGAAAGCAATTATTTTGgatatttattttatagtaGATATTGAAATCTGTAGTATgattaatttttatcaaaaaGAACAATatcatatttaatgaaataatgaaaaattaatacaaatgTTAAGGGTAACTTACGCGTATTTTACGTGTTCCGTTTCCCACCATTTTAAAGGAGTATCATACGGATCTATGGTAGATTGGAATACTTTTCGTATATCTTCAGAAACCTTTTCAGGCACTTTTAGTATTACCTTCTTCtcatcatcaatttttgtttcttctATATCTTTATTCTCATTTTTATCCCTATATATTTTCTTCCCTTTAGAAATAGATTTTTTCTTATATTTACTTCGCCTTTTTTCTATAGTTGTCGTTTGCATTATCTATTGAATTCTTTATTCTTGTTTATTTCTGTTATTTAAAGCAATctttgattaaaattaattattctattatattgtattattattaatatggtTAAACttaaatcttgtaaatgaatatAGTAAATTTAAGAGAAAACAAATGCACTCAAAGCAGCAATCTTAAAAATTTAAATGATGTTTAAATCTTAAATGGAAATAAAAACCTTTTaattccaaataaaaaaaaaaataaaaggtttTGGGAACATGAAAAAAAATAACTGAAGACagtaatattgaaaaaaaaacacttTCATGATAATAATCacttcatatattttatatctatGATTTTATTTGAGACATTAGAAAATCAGTACTTTGTAATGTGTTTtttgtaatatataaatatataatataaaatataaaataatttatattaattttttaaagataaatGTATgactaaatttaaataattgaatattCCCGCGCTTCAATGACATTACGCTTTATTGTTAAGCTGCTTTTCAACAaatcaaaatatatattatatttaataaaatttcatatgaaatatttatcatttttcactctttctttaaaaattaatatttaatatttaaaataatatatctttacaaattgaaaatataaactagaaatagtataaattatcTTAAATATCttatattttaaatactttTACATTATATCCATATAGTTGAATTACGTATGCAGTCGTATAGTACTTAAAGGTTTTGGAGTTctaaaagaaatttaaaggttagTTTGCATTACTGAAATGTGAAATGTTTATGATGCTACATAGTTGGTATGACTGTACATTGTGtgtgtatctttagaaacaaataTGGCAAAGTACCTTGGGTTGgataaaattaacaattttggaaaattatACAAACAAATGGTGGTATTTTGAAGACTTTGTATAACgcatataggttattataataataaatattatttaaataatatttatgtcAATATATTTCATAActcttattttaattaaaaacttctttttatttattgataactgtttattacaaatataaagataatttaacaaataatcgtattatatttcaaaaatttttaatatttcagattGGATGAAGTCAAATTTGGTACCTTAGTAGGTGAAGACAAATTTGGAAATAAATATTACGAAAATAATTCGTACTTTTTCAGTAAGTTGAGAAATTGAACATTTTCCTCATATTGCAAATGTGTAAAATACTTCAAAAAGTGGCATAAGAAATagagatttttataaattgttctATTATATGAAcatatttgttattttattgtaaaaattaatcatACGCTAAACTTTATtttgaagaatgaaaataaatagtaaaagattaaatttttaatagatttGCCTAATAAGTTGCTTGTAatcattaagtaatttttattcCCATTATTTTTACAATAGGTAGTAATAGATGGGTAGTATATTCTGAAAGATATGGTATGGATTATGATGGTTCCCAAGTCCCACCAGAATGGTTTGGATGGTTACATTATAAAACAGATTTACTTCCTTCTCAAGATCCAAGTCGACCAAATTATAAATGGATGGCAGAACATCGACCAAATCTAAGTGGTACCGATGAAGCTTACATACCTTATACTACTACAAGACCAAAATTATACCATGGAAACCACCACAGTAATACACTTagcataatttattatatataattgctTAAAGTAATTATGATAgagataaaaataacaaaattaaatgtaaataaaatacttacatgaaaatattatagtaaaatttAGTATCTATAGTTATTTaatgtattattaaatattatcaataatactgtttaacaaattttaactttttttctaATCTAATATTCATTAGATGATCCTTGTAGAGTTTATTTTCCTACATACGAATCAGTAATCGAAATTACTCTATCaatctcaattttcgaaaattgtgaGTGTTCCTAAAAACGGATGATTTTTtgttaaaatgaagtattacatAAAAAGGAAGaatgaggtcttcggtagcctCCTCGCTCGTTTTGTATTTCTACTACCTTCTCTGAGCTTCGAGTCGGAAATTACAGATGGCGCTGATGGAATGTCGCTCAAATTTTTATCCTTGTCTAACTTACTGTAGAAATTAGTGCCCTGCCAACAGATTGCATTAAGtgtatattgaatttatttagcaAGATTCgtattatgtattatatttTGCTGCATGTTTAAGATAACATTTTTCTTATATCCTTTACTATTAATTTTAGCAGTTTATTTTcactaataatattttttttatcaattaaTACATTTTTGATTATTTACAGTAGAATTTGGACAGTATAAAAATAACCAACAAGGAAcaaaataatgaataaataacATCATTTTAAGTATTAGAAaaagatacatatatatttacaccGTTTATTTATATAGTCATAAtgattcgtttttttttttcttctgacTGTTATGCAATGTGGCTACGCGACGGTAAAACCCCGTATTATACATTACAACGAATATTTTCTTGATGTAATCGAATTGAAAACTATTTCAATAATTCTGTTCTATGGCTGCTTCTTCAGAAAAACCTGCAGAATATGATACTTTTGAGCAAATTCGTGACAGATAatgaattttttgtaaaaatgcaAAAAGTACTGTTGACGACttattcttatattttaatgaccaattataattattcagaaacataaataattataattatagatATTGATAAACTCGGAATACTCTCGCCAAATTTTTAGGACAAGAATGAATCTCCTAACGTTATTCCTTTTTATGTAATACTTTAATTTATCCAACAATCGTGCGTCTGTTAGAAAAATTCACGATGTTTCTAAACTGAGGTTGATAGAACAATTTCGATTACGGATTCGTTTTCAGGAAAGTAAGCTCTATAAGATTTATGCAattgcataaatgcataaataatatattacagATTAAAAGTGGTGTTAGATAGTGTAATTGAGTTATTATAGCTAATATCTTGAAGAATTCTATGCATATATTACATGAAATATAGAATTTCTACTTATCTAATAAATAtctctttttttattcaaatttaaatttttatcaaaaaataataataaatttttattattactaatttatttctttcaaaaagtatttaaaaaatactaattaaaaatatactatttataataatataatattgacAAAGATTTATAATGttgatataataacaataaatatgTTTCCCCTGAAGAGGAAAGGAACTTCTAAAGAGACAGTTATCTTTGTCCTCTGTTACTACTAGCATATTGATTAGTTTTTATTACCAGGAGTAGGGAGAGAATACAAAAAGTATAGGCGGAAAAGTGCCAATCGTATACAAGTTAAGAAATAAAGATAGCCCCAGAAAGTTTATGTcatctaattgatcaagaaCTTGCCCACTATGAACATCAAAAGggtttaatatgaaaatgtgtTCTGTTTTGTGTAGGAATGTAAAATAAACTCAACTAAAACGGTTACTTCTTAATACGAAGATCGGAAATTAGGGGTGAGTGATAtgagatattaataaaaaataattttttagcaCATACTTTCCCCTTATAGATATATTTCGATTGctattatttgaataaattatttatgaatgtatgaataaaaatacatatattgattgaAGTTAAGTAAATACGtaaaattcaacaattatatGTCCTATTAACTTGTTCGTCTCAAAGAAGAATATAATTAAtgtgaaattatttaattagatACActataaaatttaagaaattttaCTTGCTATTCATCTACAATCTATTattaacaaaatttattttaatttattgtcgATAATTAATTTggagttttttttaaatatagtatGTAGCATTTACTTTGATATTTGATAGGTGCGATTaggtttatatttaaaaaaactatTTTTACTTTTAGTACTagaacaatttaataaataacatatttaataatatataaatcctTATATGATAGATCATATGtttttttattcatatatagtatataactaaaaatttaataaaatatattataggcTTTAAATCAGTATGGTAAACCACCGCAAAGTGAAATCGcaaatgaaacattttacttcaatagaaaaaaaattattagtaaaTGAAGCATTGGTCCacgtaaaaaatggaaattatcaTAAAGCCATGTACCTATATAATAAAGTaagtttattaaatttcatatttaaaatcgtacaaaaatacaaaataatacCTTCTTATGTTTGACAAATATAAGATTAAAAATAGCAttagttaaaaataaataattaattatgaaaGTTAAGATCAGATGTAATACATAAAATACTAAATTGTCTCAAAGAAAAAAGTATTACAATAGTATGATTATTCAAAAAGTGGATGAGTTAACGAAAAATCGTTTtatttatcaatgtttatataattggtaatttttataagatttaaataaatattaaaaattgcatttatagAACAAATTATTTATTCTTATGTTATCTATAAAATTCTGAAGTATCAAATATTCTAGTAAATTgagatattacatattatatttgtaTCGTGATGTGTGTTAACGTTCGAGACGTAGAACTTTTATAATAAAGTGCACTGTGATTAGCGTTCTACACTTTATTATTAGTTTGATGATTTGGTGATGTTGATGATGCGTTTTGTCTACATTCTGATGCGATTTATCCGATATACGATTTCGTTCTTGATGTGTTCTGTTTGATGTTTGATTTATTTTTGTCTGCGCTGTTCGATGTTTGTTGGAGTTCAGATCGAGTATGTTATGATTGGTTGATATAGAATTTGGTAGTGGAAAAATAGTTTTCTGATTCGATTGTTTTTATGTCGGAAAGATTTTTTGTCGTTTCCTTGAGTAAGTCACACGTACGTCTATGTTTCTGGTTTTTATAAATCTTCAATGCTCGTTTCTGGTAATTGCGATTTAATCCGTAAAAAAACCGCGAGGCACGTTTAACCTTTTTTTGTCGCGCCACAACATACCGTCCCCCTTTAACAgctaaaagttcaattgttttgtATGTCGATATGATGATGTTGACTACTTAACTTAGGTAGAGATGCGATTTATTATTTCGTATTTCCTGTGATAGTGATAAGGCTCGTAGACCGACTTCCATTTCCCAAACCTTGCGCTTTGATTATTGATCGTGTTTAAAACTAGTTTACAAGTGCTATTCTTTACAATGTTCGAATTATACAACGTTCCCGTTACTATCCAGcctaatttaatttttgtagtGAAACTGTTGTGTTGTTTAAGGTGAACTGCAAACTGTGAGCAGTTTGAAAAAGATTTCGGCCCTTAGTAACCCGTCGATTGTGCCCGATTTATAAAAGTTGGGGTTTGCTAAATGTATGGTTGTAGGTATTTTTAGTTCGTCGACACTTATCGACCGACTAGGTATCGAGCCACTAATTTCGAGTACtactaataaatttattttttatgataAACCGTTTAGACGTGATTTTATCGTTGTGCTTGCTGATGCTTCTAAGGTTGATACTGCTTGATTAATTCCAATTACTGGTGTTTTGATTCTATTATATAAAAGACCGAGTTTCGTTACTAGTTATGAAATGTTATTGAGATCCTGAGTCTAACAGGACGCGACATCTGTGAAACGATATTTGATTGTCTGCAATGTTGATTAACGCGGTTGATAATAAAACTTCCGATAGAGCATTGATCGCATTTAGTATTGTCGTTGGAACTTGTGTTATCTGAATCGATTCTTCTGTGTCTGTGTGTAGTATTTTGTTCGCATTTTGTACATGTTTTCGCGAGACAATTTTTCGTACTATAATTAGCTCTGAGGCAGTTATAGCAAAGTGTTGCCTGTCGTATTATTTCCTTTCGATGAGTTATATCCGTGTCTACGAGTTCCAAACAATATTGCGTatagtaattttttttacataaagcTTTAACTAAAGTTTATTACTCTTGGTTGGGTTAGACTCAGGTTGAGTTTGACAGTGCTAACGTTTTCTGAATCAGTCGTTGCGATTTTCTATCTTGTAAAAATTCTAACAGTTCATTAACTGAcagaaaataacgaaattttaacCGTGTCTGCTTGTCTAATTTAGAAGTTATTGCATACACTGGAAACGCTTGAAGAAATGGTTTGATCAACGCTTCTAATGCTCGATAATTTTTGGTTGCGTTGTCGACGAAGTCCCCAAAAGAGGCTGGCTTTGATCACGTACATTGAAATAGTTCAAAAAATGCCTTGATTCGAGTATTTATGATTGCGGTCGGATTATTGTAatatattatgtattatattattatattccaCGCGACTGAGTAATCGGCAGCGGTCGTTACGCGAGACCCGATTTTTTTTACGGCCTTCCAGGTAGATTCCAGGTAGATCAGTTTCTAGGAATCACGGAAGGAGGGATTATCGCGTTCCGCCGACCTAAACGCCCCGGGAAAGCCAGACCATGACTCGTTTAACCTTCTAAATTTCGGTAGGTCCATTGTCGGTAATTTTACGTTCGATTCTGTATTGGTGGATAATATACTGCTGTCGTTCGGTAAGAAACTAATTCCTCCGCAGGCGTGagagcttctaattcattctgGATCAGGTTAAATGTTTCAGAAACTGCCTTAATATGATTCTACGAATCTTTTAAAGAGTGTTAATTTTTAAACATGCGTTATTATAAACCTTCGGTTCTCGTTTCTGATAATTGCGATTTAATCCGTAAAAAGGACAGCGAAACACGTTTAACCTTCtttcaataatattataataaactaaTAATTATGAGTCAAGTGTTATCTTAATATTTCGACTATTTCATCATTATTACGTAATATAATGTactataatgaaaaatatatatgtaattaTAGATATAATACTAACCTACAACGAATGTTATATCATTAATTTTCTCGAaccttattaaaacaataattttcgACCTAATTTCTTtactatttttccaattttattaatttttataaataattttaataaatgagcATAATAGCcatgataaaaaaaaattatttactttcTTGGACTATTATAGCGTCAGACAGCGTAATCACATTATTGCATGTTATACCCTTATAAGATAAATACAGTACCAGTAAAAAAAACGTCATTCGTTGCAATAGcccgttttttaaatttttacattGAACCATTCTATTAAGATAAACATTTTCCAATCTTTTAATAATAGCTGAAGTACTAttacaaaattatgaaaataataagaaatcacattttaataataaaagaacaAATATTAAAAGTGTTACTGATCAAATTTATGATAAAGAACGAATTAAAACattacatatattataatacGGTCAAGagtattttcaaaaatgtaaaAGAAATATTTCGATTTACAAAGTAATATTTACAAGTTGTAAAATGTGTCAATCAGATTAAGATAAACAGTTTATCATGCCGAGACaatgtaattaataatttaccACAAACTTGTTCTTGAAATAAAAGatgtatttcattttaaataaataataacattcACAATGATTTCATCAGCATTTTATCCACATTCATAAAAAGAATATATTCtactttttataaattaataaaaattctttatgTGAATAATAACAGACATATTAACATAACTTCTAaactcttttctcttttttgcgaaaggtaataaaaattaaaaaaaaagtttttctaAAATACCTTTGAACTTCAGATTCTGCAATTTTAAACTAAGAGTCAAGTCCTATTAGAGAAATGTTTCACATTCTACGTATTTCGTTGAAATAGACTACCAACCACTAGACTAAATGCTTCCCGGCAAGTACTGAGGGAGCTTCAAATTCCTTTGTTCATGTATGATCTGAGATTTTCGTACGCCGAATTTATCCGCATTGTTGACTGTTTCTAAGGAAACAAGCCATCTGGGGAAGGTGTCGATAACCACACGTCTATTCAACACGCAAAACACACGAAAGCGCCTTACATTCTAAGTTGTTCTCGTGAATGAAACGCGCCAAGTGTGTCCGttccagcaatttttatttataagaaaaaaattgaaaatattagtgatattttcagatattttatttgtaaaactaaaattataaagcaaaaaatataaattatataaattaatagccAAATAGATACAAAGATACTAACggcataaaaaatattttctcctcTTTTCTTATTCATTGCTATTAATTCTTAATTTCAAGAAATATTAACTgtcttaataaaaaaaaaaaacatttaaaaagtcggttcaaaaagaaaaaagatgaGTGAAGTAACAGTATCAGAGTCTACAGGTGCGCAGAATGTTATTGATTCGAAAATTATGGGTATCCTAAATCCAACAATGCATCATCATGATTTGTTACAAAGCTATGTCCGAGTGCCCGCAGAAAGtatttcaaattcaaaacaGTTCGAAGATgtggaaaattttaataaagcgCCATCCTCTTTGGGAACTTGTCTCGACACAGAATCTATCGATAACACTGATAAAGAAAGCCGAGTTGACGAAgacatgaaaaagaaaaaaaataataagaaacaACAGAAAAACAAATCCAATAAATTATCGTTGGTCGAGCCGGAAATGAGTATTcaaaagagaaagaaatgaCGTCGACAGAATAATGGTGTTCGCCGTCAGGAA includes these proteins:
- the LOC143221364 gene encoding LOW QUALITY PROTEIN: putative NADH dehydrogenase [ubiquinone] 1 alpha subcomplex subunit 12 (The sequence of the model RefSeq protein was modified relative to this genomic sequence to represent the inferred CDS: inserted 2 bases in 2 codons), encoding MAKYLGLDKINNFXKIIQTNGGILKTLYNAYRLDEVKFGTLVGEDKFGNKYYENNSYFFSNNRWVVYSERYGMDYDGSQVPPEWFGWLHYKTDLLPSQDPSRPNYKWMAEHRPNLSGTDEAYIPYTTTRPKLXPWKPPQ
- the LOC143221360 gene encoding uncharacterized protein LOC143221360, which gives rise to MQTTTIEKRRSKYKKKSISKGKKIYRDKNENKDIEETKIDDEKKVILKVPEKVSEDIRKVFQSTIDPYDTPLKWWETEHVKYAINYPLVKYRLEKVMGSHIVRLTDRKYMLLLTAKLYEDHVEQQKIRIQKRKLSPPLIITRLLKLSYKMLSEKMHEPRYTKLKLYV